The following proteins are encoded in a genomic region of Streptomyces sp. NBC_01723:
- a CDS encoding DNA primase — MNRVGLGLAVGAGYLLGRTKKLKLAVAVGTMVAGKKMNLTPKGIAELVSTQLQNNPQFKEIGDQLRTDLRGVGKAASGAMVERQIDALANRLHGRTAEVRDQLSGVTSQVPGVGSRDSEVSEDSEEYAESDQRADDEHDEQDEQDEQDEREDEQDERDGRREAAPAARKTARKAPAKKTPAKKAAAKAPAKKTAAKRAQPAKKAAGKKTAGARSAARGATRRTKGGGE, encoded by the coding sequence ATGAATCGAGTGGGACTGGGCCTCGCGGTAGGGGCCGGATATCTGCTGGGACGCACGAAGAAACTGAAACTGGCCGTCGCCGTGGGCACCATGGTGGCCGGCAAGAAGATGAACCTGACCCCGAAGGGCATCGCCGAGCTGGTCAGTACGCAGCTGCAGAACAACCCCCAGTTCAAGGAGATCGGGGACCAGCTGCGCACGGACCTGCGGGGCGTGGGCAAGGCGGCCTCGGGCGCCATGGTCGAGCGGCAGATAGACGCGCTGGCCAATCGCCTGCACGGGCGTACCGCCGAGGTCCGCGACCAGCTCTCCGGCGTGACGTCCCAGGTGCCGGGCGTCGGCTCCCGCGACTCCGAGGTCTCGGAGGACTCGGAGGAGTACGCGGAGTCCGACCAGCGCGCCGACGACGAGCACGACGAGCAGGACGAGCAGGACGAGCAGGACGAGCGCGAGGACGAGCAGGACGAGCGCGACGGCCGGCGCGAGGCGGCGCCGGCCGCGCGCAAGACGGCCAGGAAGGCGCCCGCGAAGAAGACGCCGGCGAAGAAGGCGGCCGCCAAGGCACCCGCCAAGAAGACCGCGGCGAAGCGGGCCCAGCCCGCCAAGAAGGCGGCCGGCAAGAAGACGGCCGGTGCCCGGAGCGCCGCCCGCGGAGCCACCCGGCGGACGAAGGGCGGTGGTGAGTGA
- a CDS encoding SRPBCC family protein, translating to MTDTLGSAASTAGKAAKKNPLADVAQSEAADRLKAEVQEYLAAQVTRLLTGVGTKLGQTTGKLNDIAEGNSPGFAKLALDGGRKLAEGKGPMRAAFEVGAGKVKDNVVGAFKNLTGGRGRKKGGGGQKPTVIIEYVDVGVPVRTAYDQWTQYQDFSTFAKGVKSANRADDTSSDWQLKVFWSNRSWKAKTTEQVPDDRISWTSEGAKGTTKGVVSFHELADSLTRVILVIEYYPKGLFEKTGNIWRAQGRRARLDLKNYVRHITLKGEADDGWRGEIRDGEVVRSHEDAVAEEEQEQEEGQEPEGEEEYEGEEEAPEAEEEAEEEPEGEYEEEPEGEYEEEPEGEYEEEPEAEYEEEPEGEYEEDKEAGEDENASREEYEDAGGGSRR from the coding sequence ATGACCGACACCCTCGGATCCGCGGCCTCCACGGCAGGCAAGGCCGCGAAGAAGAACCCCCTGGCCGACGTGGCGCAGAGCGAGGCGGCGGACCGCCTCAAGGCGGAGGTGCAGGAGTACCTCGCCGCGCAGGTCACGCGGCTGCTGACGGGCGTCGGCACCAAGCTCGGCCAGACCACGGGCAAGCTCAACGACATAGCCGAGGGCAACAGCCCCGGATTCGCCAAGCTCGCCCTCGACGGCGGACGCAAGCTCGCCGAGGGCAAGGGCCCGATGCGGGCCGCGTTCGAGGTCGGCGCCGGCAAGGTGAAGGACAACGTCGTCGGCGCCTTCAAGAACCTCACCGGCGGCAGGGGCCGGAAGAAGGGCGGCGGCGGTCAGAAGCCGACGGTCATCATCGAGTACGTCGACGTCGGCGTGCCGGTGCGCACGGCCTACGACCAGTGGACCCAGTACCAGGACTTCAGCACCTTCGCCAAGGGCGTCAAGAGCGCGAACCGCGCCGACGACACGTCGTCCGACTGGCAGCTGAAGGTCTTCTGGTCCAACCGCAGCTGGAAGGCGAAGACCACCGAGCAGGTGCCCGACGACCGGATCTCCTGGACGTCGGAGGGCGCCAAGGGCACCACCAAGGGTGTCGTCAGCTTCCACGAGCTGGCCGACAGCCTGACCCGCGTGATCCTGGTCATCGAGTACTACCCCAAGGGTCTCTTCGAGAAGACCGGCAACATCTGGCGCGCCCAGGGCCGCCGGGCCCGCCTGGACCTGAAGAACTACGTCCGGCACATCACCCTCAAGGGCGAGGCCGACGACGGCTGGCGCGGCGAGATCCGCGACGGCGAGGTCGTCCGCAGCCACGAGGACGCCGTGGCGGAGGAGGAGCAGGAGCAGGAGGAGGGGCAGGAGCCCGAGGGCGAGGAGGAGTACGAGGGCGAGGAGGAAGCGCCCGAGGCCGAGGAGGAGGCCGAGGAAGAGCCCGAGGGCGAGTACGAGGAGGAGCCGGAGGGCGAGTACGAGGAGGAGCCGGAGGGCGAGTACGAGGAGGAGCCCGAGGCGGAGTACGAGGAGGAGCCCGAGGGCGAGTACGAGGAGGACAAGGAAGCCGGGGAGGACGAGAACGCGTCCCGTGAGGAGTACGAGGACGCCGGTGGCGGGAGCCGTCGATGA
- a CDS encoding gas vesicle protein, translating to MTTPSRLPEPYGQGQSANLADILERVLDKGIVIAGDIKINLLDIELLTIKLRLVVASVDKAKEMGIDWWESDPALSSRARRDELTRENAALRERLRELDPGRVPKEET from the coding sequence ATGACCACACCCAGCCGACTGCCCGAGCCCTACGGTCAGGGACAGAGCGCCAACCTCGCCGACATCCTGGAACGGGTGCTCGACAAGGGCATCGTGATCGCGGGCGACATCAAGATCAACCTGCTCGACATCGAGCTGCTGACGATCAAGTTGCGGCTCGTGGTCGCCTCCGTCGACAAGGCCAAGGAGATGGGCATCGACTGGTGGGAGAGCGACCCCGCGCTCTCCTCGCGCGCCCGGCGCGACGAACTCACCCGGGAGAACGCCGCACTGCGCGAACGCCTGCGTGAGCTGGACCCGGGCCGCGTGCCGAAGGAGGAGACGTGA
- a CDS encoding GvpL/GvpF family gas vesicle protein gives MNGLRYVYAVCRPFGAALQAQLTGVAGDPPRLLAHGDLVAVVSHVPEADFSEEALRAHLEDLDWLAATARSHQQVIDALTAVTTPLPLRLATVFRDDSGVRMMMEQREEAFRNTLARLDGRVEWGVKVYVEAEPEQAAAPARPAPKPASGRDYLRQRRQQSRANEDLWSRAERFATGLHSTLSSLADDARLHAPQNPRLSGAAGRNVLNAAYLVRRDASEEFVERIDRTKDDAPGIRVELTGPWAAYSFAGDGAAEEQPGEGT, from the coding sequence GTGAACGGACTGCGGTACGTCTACGCCGTCTGCCGCCCCTTCGGCGCGGCCCTCCAGGCCCAGCTCACGGGGGTGGCGGGCGACCCGCCCCGCCTGCTGGCCCACGGCGACCTGGTCGCCGTCGTCAGCCATGTGCCCGAGGCCGACTTCAGCGAGGAGGCCCTGCGCGCGCACCTGGAGGACCTCGACTGGCTGGCCGCCACGGCCCGCTCCCACCAGCAGGTGATCGACGCGCTCACCGCGGTCACCACACCGCTGCCGCTCCGGCTGGCCACCGTCTTCCGGGACGACAGCGGCGTACGGATGATGATGGAGCAGCGCGAGGAGGCCTTCCGGAACACGCTCGCCCGGCTGGACGGACGGGTCGAGTGGGGCGTGAAGGTGTACGTCGAGGCGGAGCCCGAGCAGGCGGCCGCGCCGGCGCGGCCCGCTCCCAAGCCCGCCTCGGGCCGGGACTACCTGCGGCAGCGGCGTCAGCAGTCGCGCGCGAACGAGGACCTGTGGTCGAGGGCGGAGCGGTTCGCGACGGGTCTCCACTCGACGCTGTCCTCCCTGGCCGACGACGCGCGGCTGCACGCGCCGCAGAACCCCCGTCTGTCCGGTGCCGCCGGACGCAACGTCCTCAACGCCGCCTACCTGGTGCGGCGTGACGCCTCCGAGGAGTTCGTGGAGAGGATCGACCGGACGAAGGACGACGCCCCGGGAATCCGTGTGGAACTCACCGGCCCCTGGGCGGCCTACTCCTTCGCCGGCGACGGGGCCGCCGAGGAACAGCCGGGGGAGGGCACGTGA
- a CDS encoding gas vesicle protein, translating to MTVVERREIALVDLLDRLLAGGVVITGDVTLRIADVDLVRIDLNALISSVNSNVPSPFGD from the coding sequence GTGACCGTCGTAGAACGCCGGGAGATCGCTCTCGTGGACCTGCTCGACCGGCTGCTGGCCGGCGGTGTCGTCATCACCGGTGACGTCACGCTGCGCATCGCGGACGTCGACCTGGTCCGCATCGATCTGAACGCGCTGATCAGCTCGGTCAACAGCAACGTTCCATCGCCGTTCGGGGACTGA
- a CDS encoding gas vesicle protein K, producing MTEQPEPRKRLDLDPDTVERDLVKLVLTVVELLRQLMERQALRRVDEGDLSEEQEERIGLTLMLLDDRMTELRDRYGLRPEDLNLDLGPLGPLLPRE from the coding sequence GTGACTGAACAACCAGAACCCCGCAAACGCCTCGACCTCGACCCCGACACGGTCGAGCGCGACCTGGTGAAACTGGTGCTGACCGTCGTCGAGCTGCTGCGCCAGCTCATGGAGCGCCAGGCGCTCCGCCGGGTCGACGAGGGGGATCTCAGCGAGGAGCAGGAGGAGCGGATCGGACTCACCCTGATGCTCCTCGACGACCGCATGACCGAGCTGCGCGACCGCTACGGACTGCGGCCGGAGGACCTGAACCTGGACCTCGGGCCGCTGGGACCGCTGCTGCCCCGGGAGTGA
- a CDS encoding methyltransferase domain-containing protein, which yields MPKPRETAVYTHGHHESVLRSHTWRTAANSAAYLLGSLRPHMKVLDIGCGPGTITADLAALVPDGHVTGVDRAPEIVDRARATAAERGLGNTDFAVGDVHALDYPDDTFCVVHAHQVLQHVGDPVGALREMRRVARPGGIIAVRDSDYGAMTWYPASPGMDDWLDLYRRVARANGGEPDAGRRLKAWALEAGFTDVTATSATWTFATAEEREWWSGLWADRTLASAYAGRATEGGHATAEELRAVSAAWRDWGERPEGWFGVLHGEILCRKR from the coding sequence ATGCCGAAGCCGCGGGAGACCGCCGTCTACACGCACGGGCACCACGAGTCCGTGCTCCGCTCGCACACCTGGCGCACCGCCGCCAACTCCGCCGCCTATCTGCTGGGCTCCTTGCGGCCCCACATGAAGGTCCTGGACATCGGCTGCGGGCCCGGCACCATCACCGCGGACCTCGCGGCGCTGGTCCCGGACGGGCACGTCACCGGCGTGGACCGGGCACCGGAGATCGTCGACCGGGCCCGGGCCACGGCGGCGGAACGCGGCCTCGGCAACACCGACTTCGCGGTGGGGGACGTGCACGCGCTGGACTACCCGGACGACACGTTCTGCGTGGTCCACGCCCACCAGGTGCTCCAGCACGTGGGCGACCCGGTGGGGGCGCTGCGCGAGATGCGGCGGGTGGCACGGCCCGGCGGGATCATCGCCGTCCGCGACTCGGACTACGGGGCCATGACGTGGTACCCCGCGTCCCCGGGCATGGACGACTGGCTGGACCTGTACCGGCGGGTCGCCCGCGCCAACGGCGGCGAACCGGACGCCGGGCGCCGGCTGAAGGCGTGGGCGCTGGAGGCGGGGTTCACGGACGTCACGGCGACCTCCGCGACCTGGACCTTCGCCACCGCCGAGGAGCGGGAGTGGTGGAGCGGCCTGTGGGCGGACCGGACCCTGGCGTCCGCGTACGCCGGCCGCGCGACCGAGGGCGGCCACGCGACCGCCGAGGAGCTGCGGGCGGTCTCGGCCGCCTGGCGGGACTGGGGCGAGCGGCCGGAAGGCTGGTTCGGCGTGCTGCACGGAGAGATCCTGTGCCGCAAGCGGTGA
- a CDS encoding bifunctional phosphatase PAP2/diacylglycerol kinase family protein, whose translation MSPDVDLTALTPGPHPLRNGFLRLDQRAFEAVAARTWPGADPLLPRLSRSANHGVLWFGVAAALAASRTPRARRAAARGLASLSLASLTINTLGKRSVRRSRPVLDPVPLVRQLKRQPITTSFPSGHAASAAAFATGVALESPAWGAAVAPVAAAVALSRVYTGVHFPSDVVAGAALGAGAAFAVRGLVPTRAQHIPPARPLAEVPALPGGEGLVMVANVASGTSDRVRALCDALPDAEVVECEPEDIPAELEKAADHARVLGVCGGDGTVNAAAEVALRHGLPLAVLPGGTLNHFAYDLGVEDVRDLCGALERGEGVRVDVGRFVSGGRQGVFLNTFSLGVYPELVREREHWSSRIGGWPAGVLAAVRVLRADRHPLEAEVRGRRRPLWMLFAGNGTYHRRGLASGRRLDLADGQLDVRVVHGGRRPALRLLSAALAGPLTRSPAHAAVQVPRLRLSGVAPGTLMAFDGELTETEGDLTLEKLPEALTVYRPLPGEGGLLS comes from the coding sequence ATGAGCCCCGACGTAGATCTCACCGCCCTGACGCCCGGCCCGCACCCCCTCCGCAACGGTTTCCTGCGGCTGGACCAGCGTGCGTTCGAGGCCGTCGCCGCCCGCACCTGGCCGGGCGCCGACCCGCTGCTGCCCCGGCTGAGCCGTTCCGCCAACCACGGAGTGCTGTGGTTCGGGGTGGCCGCCGCCCTGGCCGCGTCCCGCACCCCGCGGGCCCGTCGCGCCGCCGCCCGGGGCCTGGCCTCGCTGAGCCTCGCCTCACTGACGATCAACACCCTCGGCAAGCGCTCGGTGCGCCGGTCCCGCCCGGTGCTGGACCCGGTGCCGCTGGTACGGCAGTTGAAGCGGCAGCCGATCACGACGTCGTTCCCGTCGGGGCACGCCGCGTCGGCGGCCGCGTTCGCCACCGGGGTCGCGCTGGAGTCCCCGGCGTGGGGTGCGGCGGTGGCACCGGTGGCCGCCGCGGTGGCCCTCTCGCGCGTCTACACCGGCGTCCACTTCCCGAGCGACGTGGTGGCGGGCGCCGCGCTCGGGGCGGGTGCCGCGTTCGCCGTACGGGGCCTGGTGCCGACGCGAGCCCAGCACATCCCGCCGGCCCGGCCGCTCGCCGAGGTGCCGGCGCTGCCCGGGGGCGAGGGGCTGGTGATGGTGGCCAACGTCGCCTCGGGCACCTCGGACCGGGTGCGGGCGCTGTGCGACGCGCTGCCCGACGCCGAGGTGGTGGAGTGCGAGCCGGAGGACATCCCGGCGGAGCTGGAGAAGGCGGCGGACCACGCCCGGGTGCTCGGCGTGTGCGGCGGCGACGGCACGGTGAACGCGGCGGCCGAGGTCGCCCTGCGGCACGGCCTGCCGCTGGCGGTGCTGCCCGGCGGCACGCTCAACCACTTCGCCTACGACCTGGGCGTGGAGGACGTGCGGGATCTGTGCGGGGCGCTGGAGCGGGGCGAGGGGGTGCGGGTGGACGTGGGCCGGTTCGTCTCGGGCGGGCGGCAGGGCGTCTTCCTCAACACCTTCAGCCTCGGCGTCTACCCGGAGCTGGTGCGGGAGCGGGAGCACTGGTCGTCGAGGATCGGCGGCTGGCCGGCCGGGGTGCTGGCGGCGGTGCGGGTGCTGCGCGCGGACCGGCACCCGCTGGAGGCGGAGGTGCGCGGCCGCCGGCGCCCGCTGTGGATGCTGTTCGCGGGCAACGGCACGTACCACCGCAGGGGCCTCGCCTCGGGCCGCCGGCTCGACCTGGCGGACGGGCAGCTGGACGTGCGGGTGGTGCACGGTGGCCGCCGGCCGGCCCTGCGGCTGCTGTCCGCGGCGCTCGCGGGTCCGCTGACCCGCTCCCCCGCCCATGCGGCGGTGCAGGTGCCCCGGCTGCGGCTGTCGGGGGTGGCGCCGGGCACCCTGATGGCGTTCGACGGGGAGCTGACGGAGACCGAGGGCGACCTGACGCTGGAGAAGCTGCCGGAGGCGCTCACGGTGTACCGGCCGCTGCCCGGTGAGGGCGGACTGCTTTCCTGA
- a CDS encoding ATP-binding cassette domain-containing protein: MGHLEAAHLEYHLPDGRALLGDASFRVGEGAVVALVGPNGAGKTTLLRLLSGELKPHGGTVTVGGGLGVMRQFVGSVRDETTVRDLLVSVSPPRIREAARAVDTAEHALMTVDDEAAQMRYAQALADWAEAQGYEAETLWDICTTAALGMPYEKAQWRRVSTLSGGEQKRLVLEALLRGTDEVLLLDEPDNYLDVPGKRWLEERLAETRKTVLFVSHDRELLARTAEKIVSLEPGPAGADAWVHGGGFATFHEARRERFARFEELRRRWDEKHAQLKKLVLTLRQAAAVSHEMASRYAAAQTRLRKFEEAGPPPEPPREQDIRMRLKGGRTGVRAVTCEQLELTGLMKPFDLEVFYGERVAVLGSNGSGKSHFLRLLAGDDVTHTGKWKLGARVLPGHFAQTHAHPELLGRTLLDILWSEHAQDRGAAMSRLRRYELTHQAEQTFDRLSGGQQARFQILLLELQGVTALLLDEPTDNLDLESAEALQEGLEGFEGTVLAVTHDRWFARSFDRYLVFGSDGHVRETPEPVWDERRVERAR, from the coding sequence ATGGGTCATCTCGAAGCAGCGCACCTGGAGTACCACCTCCCCGACGGGAGGGCGCTGCTCGGCGACGCCTCCTTCCGGGTGGGGGAGGGGGCCGTGGTGGCCCTCGTCGGCCCCAACGGCGCGGGCAAGACCACCCTGCTCCGGCTGCTCTCCGGGGAGCTGAAGCCGCACGGCGGGACCGTCACCGTCGGCGGCGGCCTCGGGGTGATGCGCCAGTTCGTGGGGTCCGTACGGGACGAGACGACCGTACGGGACCTGCTCGTGTCCGTTTCCCCGCCCCGGATCCGCGAGGCCGCGCGCGCCGTGGACACCGCCGAGCACGCGCTGATGACCGTGGACGACGAGGCCGCCCAGATGCGCTACGCGCAGGCGCTCGCCGACTGGGCCGAGGCCCAGGGCTACGAGGCCGAGACCCTGTGGGACATCTGCACCACGGCCGCGCTGGGGATGCCGTACGAGAAGGCCCAGTGGCGTCGGGTGAGCACCCTCTCCGGCGGTGAGCAGAAGCGGCTGGTCCTGGAGGCGCTGCTGCGCGGCACCGACGAGGTGCTGCTGCTCGACGAGCCGGACAACTACCTCGACGTGCCCGGCAAGCGCTGGCTGGAGGAGCGGCTCGCCGAGACCCGCAAGACGGTGCTCTTCGTCTCCCACGACCGGGAACTCCTCGCCCGCACGGCCGAGAAGATCGTCTCCCTGGAGCCCGGGCCCGCCGGTGCCGACGCCTGGGTGCACGGCGGCGGCTTCGCCACCTTCCACGAGGCCCGCCGCGAGCGCTTCGCCCGCTTCGAGGAACTGCGCCGCCGCTGGGACGAGAAGCACGCGCAGCTCAAGAAGCTGGTGCTGACGCTGCGTCAGGCGGCCGCCGTCAGCCACGAGATGGCGTCCCGGTACGCCGCCGCGCAGACCAGGCTGCGCAAGTTCGAGGAGGCCGGTCCGCCGCCCGAGCCGCCGCGCGAGCAGGACATCAGGATGCGGCTGAAGGGCGGCCGCACCGGAGTCCGCGCCGTCACGTGTGAGCAGCTGGAACTCACCGGCCTGATGAAACCCTTCGACCTGGAGGTCTTCTACGGCGAACGGGTCGCCGTCCTCGGCTCCAACGGCTCCGGCAAGTCGCACTTCCTGCGCCTGCTGGCCGGCGACGACGTGACGCACACCGGGAAGTGGAAGCTCGGGGCGCGCGTGCTGCCCGGGCACTTCGCGCAGACCCACGCCCACCCGGAACTCCTCGGCCGCACCCTCCTGGACATCCTGTGGTCCGAGCACGCCCAGGACCGGGGCGCCGCCATGTCGAGGCTGCGCCGCTACGAGCTGACCCACCAGGCGGAGCAGACCTTCGACCGGCTCTCCGGCGGCCAGCAGGCCCGCTTCCAGATCCTCCTGCTGGAACTCCAGGGCGTCACCGCCCTGCTGCTCGACGAGCCGACCGACAACCTCGACCTGGAGTCGGCCGAAGCCCTCCAGGAGGGCCTGGAGGGCTTCGAGGGCACGGTCCTCGCCGTCACCCACGACCGCTGGTTCGCCCGCTCCTTCGACCGCTACCTGGTCTTCGGCAGCGACGGACACGTCCGTGAGACGCCGGAGCCGGTCTGGGACGAGCGGCGGGTGGAGCGGGCCCGGTGA
- a CDS encoding baeRF2 domain-containing protein has protein sequence MDLAFLHPLYEHQGPWASVYVDLSRHTEDTAHERELTAAAVARELAEQGADDATCQAVRKAVDELRHASDPHGRALFACGGRVVLDPRLARPPYGGTTADWAPLPHVAPLLDLAGEDPVCVVAYIDRKGADFELRGALGSSDAGGVTGRQWPLHRTSSADWSERHFQLRVENTWEHNAAEIADALAVCQEETGADLLILVGDDRERRSVHERLPKRLQGRIAEASRGAGSRLLDDEVEGLREDHVRSRAREELDRFLAARAPDDEGRAGAAEGVPALVEAAREHRIDELLVIPDAPDTHREVWIGEDADQLAVRRTELKTLGEQNSWSARADDALLRSAVMTGAPAVSVTPALPSEAADKTPVGGLGALLRWK, from the coding sequence ATGGACCTCGCGTTTCTGCATCCCCTCTACGAACACCAGGGGCCCTGGGCCTCCGTGTACGTCGATCTGTCCCGGCACACGGAGGACACCGCGCACGAGCGTGAGCTGACGGCGGCCGCGGTGGCCCGGGAGCTGGCGGAGCAGGGCGCCGACGACGCCACCTGCCAGGCGGTGCGGAAGGCCGTGGACGAGCTGCGGCACGCCTCCGACCCGCACGGCCGGGCGCTGTTCGCGTGCGGCGGACGGGTGGTCCTGGACCCCCGGCTGGCCCGCCCTCCGTACGGCGGGACCACCGCCGACTGGGCCCCGCTGCCGCACGTCGCCCCGCTGCTCGACCTGGCGGGCGAGGACCCGGTGTGCGTGGTGGCGTACATCGACCGCAAGGGCGCCGACTTCGAACTGCGCGGCGCGCTGGGCAGCTCGGATGCCGGCGGGGTCACCGGCCGGCAGTGGCCGCTGCACCGCACGAGCAGCGCCGACTGGTCGGAGCGCCACTTCCAGCTGCGGGTGGAGAACACCTGGGAGCACAACGCGGCGGAGATCGCGGACGCGCTCGCGGTGTGCCAAGAGGAGACCGGCGCCGACCTGCTCATCCTGGTCGGTGACGACCGGGAGCGGCGATCCGTGCACGAGCGGTTGCCGAAGCGGCTCCAGGGCCGGATCGCCGAGGCCTCGCGCGGCGCCGGGAGCAGGCTCCTCGACGACGAGGTGGAGGGCCTGCGCGAGGACCACGTGCGCTCGCGGGCGCGGGAGGAGCTGGACCGGTTCCTGGCCGCCCGGGCGCCCGACGACGAGGGCCGGGCGGGCGCCGCCGAAGGCGTGCCCGCGCTGGTGGAGGCGGCCCGGGAGCACCGCATCGACGAGCTGCTGGTCATCCCGGACGCCCCCGACACCCACCGCGAGGTGTGGATCGGCGAGGACGCCGACCAGCTCGCGGTGCGCCGCACCGAGCTGAAGACGCTGGGCGAGCAGAACTCCTGGTCGGCACGGGCGGACGACGCGCTGCTGCGATCGGCGGTGATGACCGGCGCGCCGGCGGTCTCGGTGACGCCGGCGCTGCCGTCGGAGGCCGCGGACAAGACTCCGGTGGGCGGCCTGGGGGCGCTGCTGCGCTGGAAGTGA
- a CDS encoding DUF6158 family protein, with protein sequence MNEHDMGDTMTGVDPGRLDDQQLMKELETIHRTRHDTLLYGSNDALRAHNDRMARLEGEWLRRNPHRPVAAGRTREGARERGSGQAATPGA encoded by the coding sequence ATGAACGAACACGACATGGGGGACACCATGACCGGAGTGGACCCGGGCCGCCTGGACGACCAGCAGCTCATGAAGGAGCTGGAGACCATCCACCGGACCCGCCACGACACCCTGCTCTACGGGTCGAACGACGCGCTGCGGGCCCACAACGACCGCATGGCGCGGCTGGAGGGCGAGTGGCTGCGCCGCAACCCGCATCGCCCGGTCGCCGCCGGCCGCACCCGCGAGGGCGCCCGGGAACGCGGCTCCGGCCAGGCCGCCACCCCGGGAGCCTAG
- a CDS encoding type 1 glutamine amidotransferase domain-containing protein → MRIAFLTAPEGVEQVELTEPWQAAKDAGHEPVLVSTQTGEVQGFDHLDKADTFPVDEVVGDTSADSFGGLVLPGGVANPDFLRTDEKAVAFVRAFFEQGRPVAAICHAPWTLIEADVVRGRVLTSWPSLRTDLTNAGATWVDEQVKVCDHGDNILVTSRKPDDLQAFCATFLAEFAKAGG, encoded by the coding sequence ATGCGCATCGCATTTCTCACCGCGCCCGAGGGCGTGGAACAGGTCGAACTGACCGAGCCGTGGCAGGCGGCGAAGGACGCGGGGCACGAGCCGGTGCTGGTGTCCACGCAGACCGGCGAGGTCCAGGGCTTCGACCATCTCGACAAGGCGGACACGTTCCCGGTGGACGAGGTGGTGGGTGACACCTCGGCCGACTCGTTCGGCGGGCTGGTCCTGCCCGGCGGGGTGGCCAATCCCGACTTCCTGCGGACCGACGAGAAGGCCGTGGCGTTCGTCCGGGCCTTCTTCGAGCAGGGCAGGCCGGTGGCCGCGATCTGCCACGCGCCGTGGACCCTGATCGAGGCCGACGTGGTACGCGGCCGGGTGCTGACCTCGTGGCCCAGCCTCCGGACCGACCTGACAAACGCGGGCGCCACCTGGGTCGACGAGCAGGTGAAGGTCTGCGACCACGGCGACAACATCCTCGTCACCAGCCGCAAGCCGGACGACCTCCAGGCGTTCTGCGCGACCTTCCTCGCCGAGTTCGCCAAGGCGGGCGGCTGA